From a single Streptomyces misionensis genomic region:
- a CDS encoding YqjF family protein, producing MASYGAEQRVRLPALRAEWLTQTFVHWSYPAEQVQRLLPAGLTADTCDGRAWVSLTPFVMAGVRVPGSPLAVPPFAETNLRTYVRGRDGRDGLWFLSLEVASPVMLAARVIGAPYRLGHLGLSRDGDALTYAGVRGRGGPSYRLTVRPGEPLRPTRRDVWLTSRWRAFTRGYGVLWETPVEHEPWPLRAAHVEGLDETLTRAAGLPPPAGEPLAHFSDGVHTVRFAPSRPVWRKGRR from the coding sequence GTGGCGTCCTACGGAGCGGAGCAGCGCGTACGGCTGCCGGCGTTGCGCGCCGAATGGCTGACGCAGACGTTCGTGCACTGGTCCTACCCCGCTGAGCAGGTGCAGCGCCTGCTGCCGGCCGGGCTGACCGCGGACACGTGCGACGGGCGGGCCTGGGTGAGCCTGACGCCGTTCGTGATGGCGGGCGTACGGGTGCCGGGGTCCCCGCTCGCCGTGCCTCCCTTCGCGGAGACCAATCTGCGCACCTACGTGCGCGGCCGGGACGGCAGGGACGGCCTGTGGTTCCTGTCCCTCGAAGTGGCGTCCCCGGTGATGCTGGCGGCCCGCGTGATCGGCGCGCCGTACCGCCTCGGGCACCTGGGGCTGTCCCGCGACGGCGACGCTCTGACCTATGCCGGCGTCCGGGGACGTGGCGGGCCGTCGTACCGCCTCACCGTCCGGCCGGGCGAACCGCTCCGGCCGACCCGCCGGGACGTGTGGCTGACCTCGCGCTGGCGGGCCTTCACCCGCGGGTACGGCGTGCTCTGGGAGACGCCCGTCGAGCACGAGCCCTGGCCGCTGCGCGCGGCGCACGTCGAGGGCCTCGACGAGACGCTGACGAGGGCGGCCGGGCTGCCCCCGCCCGCCGGGGAGCCGCTGGCGCACTTCTCGGACGGGGTCCACACGGTGCGCTTCGCGCCCTCGCGACCGGTGTGGCGGAAGGGAAGACGGTGA
- a CDS encoding SRPBCC family protein — MRFADGPSVHCDVHVQADVRRVWELVTDIRLPARHSPELQRVAWLDGADRPVVGARFEGYNRHERLGEWRTVSHVVELAEPKVFAWAVTDADGRYGEPAPDPARPMATWRCELQAENGGTLLRQSVLIGPGRSGVTLALERWPDREEEILASRSKELLAGMEATLQGIKALAEQGG; from the coding sequence ATGCGATTCGCCGATGGCCCGAGCGTGCACTGTGACGTTCACGTCCAGGCGGACGTGCGGCGGGTATGGGAGCTGGTGACCGACATCCGGCTGCCCGCCCGGCACAGCCCGGAGTTGCAACGCGTCGCCTGGCTCGACGGCGCGGACCGCCCCGTGGTCGGCGCCCGCTTCGAGGGGTACAACCGTCACGAGCGGCTCGGCGAGTGGCGCACCGTCTCCCATGTCGTCGAGCTGGCCGAGCCGAAGGTGTTCGCCTGGGCCGTCACGGACGCGGACGGCCGTTACGGAGAACCGGCGCCGGATCCGGCACGGCCCATGGCGACCTGGCGCTGCGAACTCCAGGCCGAGAACGGCGGCACCCTGCTGCGGCAGTCCGTGCTGATCGGGCCGGGCCGCAGCGGAGTCACGCTGGCGCTCGAACGCTGGCCCGACCGCGAGGAGGAGATCCTCGCCTCCCGGTCGAAGGAACTGCTCGCCGGAATGGAGGCGACCCTTCAGGGCATCAAGGCCCTTGCCGAGCAAGGCGGTTGA
- a CDS encoding TetR/AcrR family transcriptional regulator, translating to MPKIHAASVADHRAQQRAALLEAARELLAEGGACEVTFAAVARRTGLARNSVYKYFADRRQLLTEVVREAAPRWTERIHAALAAAGDSPRDRVAAYVTAQLEMVRDGEHRIARADADAQDAAALRAGADAAHRALLDPLVGALADLGDDAPLRTARLLQGFVNAATTALEAGDDYEAVADKAVRLAVAALGGLTAEPSPPART from the coding sequence GTGCCCAAGATCCACGCCGCGTCGGTCGCCGATCACCGCGCCCAGCAGCGGGCCGCCCTGCTCGAAGCGGCACGGGAACTGCTCGCCGAGGGCGGCGCCTGCGAGGTGACGTTCGCCGCGGTCGCCCGCCGCACCGGGCTGGCCCGCAACAGCGTCTACAAGTACTTCGCCGACCGCAGGCAGCTGCTGACCGAGGTGGTCCGGGAGGCCGCTCCGCGCTGGACCGAGCGCATCCACGCCGCCCTCGCCGCCGCCGGCGACTCGCCCCGCGACCGGGTGGCCGCCTACGTCACCGCGCAGCTGGAGATGGTCCGCGACGGCGAGCACCGCATCGCCCGGGCCGACGCCGACGCGCAGGACGCCGCGGCGCTGCGCGCGGGCGCGGACGCGGCACACCGGGCCCTGCTCGACCCTCTCGTGGGCGCGCTGGCGGACCTCGGCGACGACGCCCCGCTGCGGACGGCACGGCTGCTGCAAGGGTTCGTCAACGCCGCGACCACGGCGCTGGAGGCGGGCGACGACTACGAGGCCGTGGCGGACAAGGCCGTACGACTGGCTGTCGCGGCCCTCGGCGGTCTCACCGCCGAACCGTCACCCCCAGCGCGTACGTAG
- a CDS encoding ABC transporter permease — protein MFLALLELKAARGRFLLMGSVVVLVAALVGIVSGFTTGLGDDTVSALRRLPATHIAFAAGSDSDQFARGLIDERTVDGWRREAGVSATPLGVAITRGTTDRHVEVDLAAFGVEPGAFTDPGADDGKPLAASAPQGIVVSRQLVGDGVRIGDTLAIDRLGIRLKVVGTTGRSSYGHVPAAYVTADTWRRIRFTTPGTDARPGDLPRQYSAMALKLPTGFDATTLADADHRHHTATVPLDDAFAAAPGYEGERLTMTSIQTFLFLIAPLVVGAFFAVWTVQRTPELALLRAMGASRRRLLGHTLAQAAVVVVAGTAAGAVLASAVGLFVGEQVPFSLPAATLATTMAAVTLVALAGSAFTLRRVTTVDPMIMLGAAR, from the coding sequence GTGTTCCTCGCCCTGCTGGAACTCAAGGCGGCCCGCGGCCGCTTCCTGCTGATGGGCAGCGTCGTCGTCCTCGTCGCCGCGCTCGTCGGTATCGTCTCCGGGTTCACCACCGGCCTCGGTGACGACACCGTCTCCGCCCTGCGCAGACTGCCCGCCACCCACATCGCCTTCGCCGCCGGCTCGGACTCCGACCAGTTCGCCCGCGGTCTGATCGACGAGCGGACCGTCGACGGCTGGCGGCGGGAAGCCGGCGTCTCGGCCACCCCGCTCGGCGTCGCCATCACCCGCGGGACCACCGACCGGCACGTCGAGGTCGACCTCGCCGCGTTCGGGGTGGAACCCGGCGCCTTCACCGACCCCGGGGCCGACGACGGCAAGCCCCTCGCCGCGAGCGCGCCCCAGGGGATCGTGGTCTCCCGCCAACTCGTCGGCGACGGTGTCCGCATCGGCGACACCCTCGCCATCGACCGGCTCGGCATCCGGCTGAAGGTCGTCGGCACCACCGGCCGCTCCTCCTACGGGCACGTCCCCGCCGCCTACGTCACCGCCGACACCTGGCGCCGCATCCGCTTCACCACACCGGGCACCGACGCGCGCCCCGGCGACCTCCCGCGCCAGTACAGCGCGATGGCCCTCAAGCTCCCCACGGGCTTCGACGCCACGACGCTCGCCGACGCGGACCACCGCCACCACACGGCCACCGTCCCGCTCGACGACGCGTTCGCCGCGGCCCCCGGCTACGAGGGCGAACGCCTGACGATGACCTCCATCCAGACCTTCCTCTTCCTCATCGCACCGCTGGTCGTCGGCGCCTTCTTCGCCGTGTGGACGGTGCAGCGCACCCCGGAACTCGCCCTGCTGCGCGCCATGGGCGCCTCCCGCCGCCGCCTGCTCGGCCACACCCTCGCGCAGGCCGCCGTGGTCGTCGTCGCCGGAACGGCCGCCGGAGCCGTACTCGCCTCCGCTGTCGGCCTGTTCGTCGGCGAGCAGGTGCCCTTCAGCCTTCCCGCCGCCACCCTCGCCACCACCATGGCCGCGGTGACCCTGGTCGCACTCGCGGGCTCCGCCTTCACCCTGCGCCGCGTCACCACCGTCGACCCGATGATCATGCTGGGAGCCGCACGATGA
- a CDS encoding ABC transporter ATP-binding protein, with the protein MTLRLDDITVTLGRGEARTTALRALTATFRPGVLTALVGPSGSGKSTLLAVAGALLRPDEGRVLLGDTDLAALTDRERARARRTRIGYMFQSGNLITGLTAEEQLLAAASLADRGPRAVRARARDLLADVGLEHRLRHRPDQLSGGERQRVALARALLTRPELLLVDEPTAAVDRTRADDLTALIARTTHEHGCVTVVATHDPVVVEAADGTIDMRDHTAAPTA; encoded by the coding sequence ATGACCCTCCGCCTCGACGACATCACCGTCACCCTCGGCCGCGGCGAAGCCCGCACCACCGCCCTGCGGGCACTGACCGCCACCTTCCGGCCGGGCGTCCTCACCGCCCTCGTCGGCCCCTCCGGCTCCGGCAAGTCCACCCTCCTCGCCGTCGCGGGCGCCCTGCTCCGCCCCGACGAGGGACGGGTCCTGCTCGGCGACACCGACCTGGCCGCCCTCACCGACCGCGAACGCGCCCGCGCCCGCCGCACCCGCATCGGCTACATGTTCCAGAGCGGCAACCTCATCACCGGCCTCACCGCCGAGGAGCAACTGCTCGCCGCCGCCTCCCTCGCCGACCGCGGACCCCGCGCGGTCCGAGCCCGGGCCCGCGACCTGCTCGCCGACGTCGGCCTCGAACACCGGCTCCGCCACCGGCCCGACCAGCTCTCCGGCGGCGAACGCCAACGCGTCGCCCTGGCCCGCGCCCTGCTCACCCGGCCCGAACTCCTCCTCGTCGACGAACCGACAGCCGCCGTCGACCGGACCCGCGCCGACGACCTGACCGCACTCATCGCACGCACCACACACGAGCACGGCTGCGTCACCGTCGTCGCCACCCACGACCCGGTGGTCGTCGAGGCGGCCGACGGCACGATCGACATGCGGGACCACACCGCCGCGCCTACGGCCTGA
- a CDS encoding MerR family transcriptional regulator produces MTTLSPAAAADRTGVSIDTLRYYEREGLIGPIRRSPGGRREYTEDDIFWIGLVTCFREAGLGIADLREFVAILRAEHSARDRVAFLRERRAALEHWVAALHRAMEVLDDKISYYGAGS; encoded by the coding sequence ATGACGACCCTCTCGCCGGCGGCGGCCGCCGACCGCACCGGCGTGTCCATCGACACGCTGCGCTATTACGAGCGCGAAGGGCTCATCGGACCGATCCGGCGTTCCCCGGGCGGGCGCAGGGAGTACACCGAGGACGACATCTTCTGGATCGGCCTGGTCACGTGCTTCCGCGAGGCGGGCCTCGGCATCGCGGACCTGCGGGAGTTCGTCGCCATCCTGCGCGCCGAGCACTCCGCCCGGGACCGGGTCGCCTTCCTCCGTGAGCGCCGTGCCGCACTGGAGCACTGGGTGGCGGCGCTCCACCGGGCGATGGAGGTCCTCGACGACAAGATCTCCTACTACGGCGCGGGGTCCTGA
- a CDS encoding aldo/keto reductase, with protein MNTTQASTRTSARPQVVLGTMDFGTRVDRERAFAVLDAFVDGGGVWLDTANCYSFWADPRGIGGASEEVIGAWLRARPGARDAVRIATKVRQNPLVPHSWPDSAEGLSARAVQAGAEESLLRLGTDHVDLLWAHAEDRAVPLEETVGAFGELAAKGVALRVGAANHPAWRVARARSLAREQGVEPWTALQLRHSLVQPRPLTPVAEAGHRMLSAEDLDLARAEGLGVWSYSSLMWGSYVRPDKPLPRTYDHPGTERVLAVLGDIAGELSVTRNQVVLAWLMRQGIDPIVGASRAEQIEEALAARRVRLDDEHLARFAGAR; from the coding sequence ATGAACACCACTCAAGCCTCCACTCGAACCTCCGCTCGACCCCAGGTCGTCCTCGGGACGATGGACTTCGGCACCCGCGTGGACCGCGAGCGGGCCTTCGCGGTCCTCGACGCCTTCGTCGACGGCGGCGGAGTCTGGCTGGACACCGCGAACTGCTACTCGTTCTGGGCCGACCCCCGTGGCATCGGCGGCGCGAGCGAGGAGGTCATCGGCGCGTGGCTCCGGGCCCGGCCGGGGGCGCGCGATGCGGTGCGGATCGCCACGAAGGTCCGGCAGAACCCGCTCGTTCCGCACTCCTGGCCGGACAGCGCCGAAGGGCTGTCCGCGCGCGCCGTCCAGGCCGGGGCCGAGGAGAGCCTGCTGCGGCTGGGGACCGATCACGTCGACCTGCTCTGGGCCCACGCGGAGGACCGTGCCGTGCCGCTGGAGGAGACGGTCGGTGCCTTCGGTGAACTGGCCGCGAAGGGCGTTGCCCTGAGGGTCGGGGCGGCGAACCATCCCGCCTGGCGCGTCGCGCGTGCCCGGTCGCTCGCCCGGGAGCAGGGCGTGGAACCCTGGACGGCGCTGCAACTGCGCCACTCACTCGTGCAGCCGCGTCCGCTCACCCCGGTCGCGGAGGCAGGCCACCGCATGCTGAGCGCCGAGGACCTGGACCTGGCGCGGGCGGAGGGGCTGGGCGTCTGGTCGTACAGCTCGTTGATGTGGGGATCGTACGTTCGCCCGGACAAGCCGCTTCCGCGGACCTATGATCACCCGGGGACCGAACGGGTGCTCGCGGTCCTGGGCGACATCGCGGGGGAACTCTCGGTCACCAGGAACCAGGTCGTCCTCGCGTGGCTGATGCGGCAGGGAATCGACCCCATCGTCGGCGCGAGCCGGGCGGAGCAGATCGAGGAGGCGCTCGCCGCACGCCGAGTGCGTCTCGACGACGAGCACCTGGCGCGCTTCGCCGGAGCGCGGTAG
- a CDS encoding class I SAM-dependent DNA methyltransferase, which translates to MTSSELWNRATADRYDAEETEMSSAAVLGPTLDFLAELAGDGRALEFAIGTGRVGVPLRERGVPVVGVELSEHMAAVLRRKVGEDVLPVVIGDMAKTVVPGEFSLVYLVYNTISNLLTQDEQVECFRNAARHLAPGGRFVIELGVPPLRFLPPGQVAVPFDVSERHLGFDTFDLVEQILVSHHFTRDGDDGRYRRDASRHRYAWPAELDLMARIAGLEPERRVADWDGAPFTQDSVKHISVWRKPA; encoded by the coding sequence GTGACGAGCAGTGAGCTGTGGAACCGTGCGACCGCCGACCGTTACGACGCCGAGGAGACCGAGATGTCCTCGGCCGCCGTTCTCGGACCCACCCTCGATTTCCTCGCCGAACTCGCCGGAGACGGAAGGGCGTTGGAGTTCGCCATCGGGACGGGGCGGGTGGGCGTTCCGCTCCGGGAACGCGGCGTGCCGGTGGTGGGTGTCGAACTCTCCGAGCACATGGCAGCGGTCCTGCGGCGCAAGGTCGGCGAGGACGTGCTCCCGGTCGTCATCGGAGACATGGCCAAGACCGTCGTTCCCGGCGAGTTCAGCCTCGTCTATCTCGTCTACAACACGATCTCGAACCTGCTCACGCAGGACGAGCAGGTCGAGTGCTTCCGCAACGCCGCACGTCATCTGGCGCCCGGCGGCCGGTTCGTCATCGAGCTGGGCGTACCGCCGCTGCGCTTCCTGCCGCCCGGGCAGGTCGCGGTGCCGTTCGACGTCTCCGAGCGGCACCTCGGCTTCGACACCTTCGATCTGGTCGAGCAGATCCTCGTCTCGCACCACTTCACCCGCGACGGCGACGACGGCCGCTACCGCCGCGACGCCTCCCGGCACCGGTACGCCTGGCCGGCGGAGCTGGATCTGATGGCGCGGATCGCCGGGCTGGAACCGGAGCGCCGCGTCGCGGACTGGGACGGGGCGCCGTTCACCCAGGACTCGGTCAAGCACATCTCCGTGTGGCGCAAGCCGGCCTGA
- a CDS encoding SRPBCC family protein, whose product MSQVEESIEVNVPVRAAYNQWTQFEEFPRFMGGVERVEQRTDTLTHWKTKIDGVEREFDAKITEQIPDERVAWTSIDGEAKQAGVVTFHRLDDNTTKVMLQLGYTPEGVTETVGDKLGFVKRQVSGDLKRFKEFIESRGTETGAWRGAV is encoded by the coding sequence ATGTCCCAGGTCGAAGAGTCCATCGAGGTCAACGTCCCCGTCCGCGCCGCCTACAACCAGTGGACCCAGTTCGAGGAATTCCCCCGCTTCATGGGGGGCGTCGAGCGCGTCGAGCAGCGCACCGACACCCTCACCCACTGGAAGACGAAGATCGACGGGGTCGAGCGCGAATTCGACGCGAAGATCACCGAGCAGATCCCCGACGAGCGCGTCGCCTGGACTTCGATCGACGGCGAGGCGAAGCAGGCGGGTGTCGTCACGTTCCACCGTCTGGACGACAACACCACCAAGGTCATGCTGCAACTCGGCTACACGCCGGAGGGCGTGACCGAGACCGTCGGGGACAAGCTCGGCTTCGTCAAGCGCCAGGTCAGCGGCGACCTGAAGCGGTTCAAGGAGTTCATCGAGTCCCGCGGCACCGAGACCGGAGCCTGGCGCGGGGCGGTCTGA
- a CDS encoding class I SAM-dependent methyltransferase, giving the protein MANAEERVARVSEVRRRLAREGPPWARDHERDFETVSVPERHGDQLRDLLVCEGAGKVVEIGLAYAASALAIGEALLTVGAPSPRHVVIDPFQESEYANVGWKLLCSAGLDSIARLVPGPSSIALPRLLGEGFVADAAFVDGSHRFHEVFVDLYFLRKIVRPGGLVVIDDDWWPSVHTAVRYYERNTGWQALPDAFPGEPVGVRPQGRQRARCKAYRLPDPPFEPSFQDFRAF; this is encoded by the coding sequence ATGGCGAACGCGGAGGAACGGGTGGCGCGGGTTAGCGAGGTGCGGAGGCGGCTCGCCCGGGAGGGGCCTCCGTGGGCGCGCGACCACGAGAGGGACTTCGAGACCGTCTCCGTTCCCGAACGCCATGGCGACCAGCTGCGGGATCTGCTGGTCTGCGAGGGGGCCGGGAAGGTCGTGGAGATCGGTCTCGCGTACGCCGCTTCCGCGCTCGCCATCGGTGAGGCACTGCTGACCGTCGGCGCGCCGTCTCCCCGGCACGTCGTCATCGACCCGTTCCAAGAGAGCGAGTACGCCAACGTCGGCTGGAAGCTGCTGTGTTCGGCGGGGCTGGACTCGATCGCCAGGCTCGTGCCCGGTCCGTCGTCGATCGCGCTGCCTCGGCTCCTCGGCGAGGGCTTCGTGGCCGACGCGGCCTTCGTGGACGGCAGTCACCGGTTTCACGAAGTCTTCGTCGACCTGTACTTCCTGCGCAAGATCGTCCGTCCCGGCGGCTTGGTCGTCATCGACGACGACTGGTGGCCGTCCGTGCACACGGCCGTCCGGTACTACGAGCGGAACACGGGCTGGCAGGCCCTCCCCGACGCCTTTCCCGGCGAGCCGGTCGGCGTCCGGCCGCAGGGCCGGCAACGGGCGCGGTGCAAGGCGTACCGCCTGCCCGACCCCCCGTTCGAGCCCTCCTTCCAGGACTTCCGCGCGTTCTGA
- a CDS encoding DUF4291 domain-containing protein, translated as MTEPTNRIRATYTDSTVTVYQAYTPEIGRRAAHEGRFPPTWKRDRMTWIKPSFLWMMYRCGWGAKEGQETVLAVEISREGFEWALENACLSHYVRGLHADEATWKRQLKRAPARVQWDPERDLRLQPLPYRSLQLGLAGEAARLYADEWITSITDITPLAHRVHAHVKAGDLDAAQQLLPPERPYLVKEGFLAHLSQ; from the coding sequence ATGACAGAACCCACGAACCGCATCCGGGCCACGTACACCGACTCCACCGTCACCGTCTACCAGGCGTACACGCCGGAGATCGGCCGCCGGGCAGCCCATGAGGGCCGGTTTCCGCCGACGTGGAAGAGGGACCGGATGACCTGGATCAAGCCGTCGTTCCTGTGGATGATGTACCGCTGCGGGTGGGGGGCGAAGGAAGGCCAGGAGACCGTCCTCGCCGTCGAGATCTCCCGCGAAGGCTTCGAATGGGCGTTGGAGAACGCCTGCCTCTCCCACTACGTGCGGGGGCTTCACGCCGACGAGGCCACGTGGAAGCGCCAATTGAAGCGGGCTCCCGCCCGGGTGCAGTGGGACCCCGAACGCGACCTGCGCCTCCAGCCGCTTCCCTACCGGTCCCTCCAGCTCGGCCTCGCCGGGGAGGCGGCACGTCTCTACGCGGACGAGTGGATCACCTCGATCACCGACATCACCCCTCTCGCCCACAGGGTCCACGCGCACGTAAAGGCCGGGGATCTGGACGCCGCACAGCAACTCCTGCCCCCTGAACGCCCTTACCTTGTGAAGGAGGGTTTTCTGGCTCACCTGAGCCAGTGA
- the ggt gene encoding gamma-glutamyltransferase — protein sequence MTTRRTLVTAASTALLTLPLLPHTAAASTPAAPQETAPGLQPPAKQAVAVGDGGAVASVNPYATQVGIDVLRRGGNAIDAAVATAAALGVVEPYSCGVGGGGYFVYYDARTRTVHTIDGRETGPARMRSDSFTDPATGKAIPFDDAVNSGLSVGVPGTPATWRKALDAWGTLSLAEVMRPAIRIADEGFVVNEQFRAQTEMNEDRFRAFTSTTRLFLPNGRLPVVGSLFRNPELARTYRELARTGMDAMYFGDVGRDVVRTVQNPPVAPGSTRKVRPGLMERADLAAYRVIMRAPTRTTYHGLDVYSMAPSSSGGTTVGEALNILENLHLSPADKVQALHDYLEASRIAFADRNRWVGDPAFSDVPTQELLGKEFAKDRACLIRPTTSLTSPVAPGDPRHPAGCSDSGTGALEPYEGRSTTHLVASDRWGNVVSYTLTIEQTGGSAITVPGRGFLLNNELTDFDFTPLQEGVPDPNLPGPGKRPRSSMSPTIVMRGGKPVIAVGSPGGATIITTVLQTLVNRLDLGMTLPDAVAAPRISQRNGATTEAEPAFLDSPERPALEALGERFVLAPPAFTPSPEIGAVAALEFGSHGKVTAVAEPKRRGGGSAMVVHQRS from the coding sequence GTGACCACCCGCCGTACCCTGGTGACCGCCGCTTCGACGGCGTTGCTCACTCTTCCCCTGCTCCCCCACACCGCCGCCGCCTCGACCCCCGCCGCCCCGCAGGAGACGGCTCCCGGGCTCCAGCCGCCCGCCAAGCAGGCGGTCGCCGTCGGTGACGGCGGTGCCGTCGCCAGCGTCAACCCCTACGCCACACAGGTCGGTATCGACGTTCTGCGCCGCGGCGGCAACGCCATCGACGCCGCCGTCGCCACCGCGGCCGCGCTCGGTGTCGTCGAGCCCTACTCGTGCGGGGTCGGAGGCGGCGGCTACTTCGTCTACTACGACGCCCGAACCAGGACCGTCCACACCATCGACGGCCGGGAGACCGGACCGGCCCGCATGCGGTCCGACTCGTTCACCGATCCGGCCACCGGCAAGGCGATCCCATTCGACGACGCCGTCAACTCCGGCCTGTCCGTGGGTGTTCCGGGCACCCCGGCGACCTGGCGGAAGGCCCTGGACGCCTGGGGCACCCTTTCGCTGGCCGAGGTCATGCGGCCGGCGATCCGGATCGCGGACGAGGGATTCGTCGTCAACGAGCAGTTCCGCGCCCAGACCGAGATGAACGAGGACCGCTTCCGCGCCTTCACCTCGACCACCCGGCTGTTCCTGCCGAACGGTCGGCTGCCGGTGGTCGGCAGCCTCTTCCGCAACCCGGAACTGGCCCGGACCTACCGGGAGCTGGCCCGCACCGGCATGGACGCGATGTACTTCGGCGACGTCGGCCGCGACGTGGTGCGGACCGTCCAGAATCCGCCGGTGGCCCCGGGCTCCACGCGCAAGGTGCGCCCCGGCCTCATGGAACGCGCGGATCTCGCCGCCTACCGGGTGATCATGCGGGCCCCGACCCGTACGACGTACCACGGCCTTGACGTGTACTCCATGGCACCGTCCTCCTCCGGCGGCACCACGGTCGGGGAGGCCCTCAACATCCTGGAGAACCTCCACCTGTCCCCGGCCGACAAGGTGCAGGCCCTGCACGACTACCTGGAGGCCAGCCGGATCGCGTTCGCGGACCGCAACCGCTGGGTGGGCGACCCGGCGTTCTCCGACGTACCGACCCAGGAACTGCTGGGCAAGGAGTTCGCGAAGGACCGCGCCTGCCTGATCCGGCCCACCACGTCGCTGACCAGCCCCGTCGCCCCGGGCGACCCGCGCCACCCCGCGGGCTGCTCCGACTCGGGCACCGGCGCCCTCGAACCCTACGAAGGCCGGTCGACCACCCACCTGGTGGCCTCCGACCGCTGGGGCAACGTCGTCTCCTACACGCTGACGATCGAGCAGACCGGCGGCTCGGCGATCACGGTTCCCGGCCGCGGGTTCCTGCTCAACAACGAGCTGACGGACTTCGACTTCACGCCCTTGCAGGAAGGCGTGCCCGACCCGAACCTGCCGGGGCCCGGCAAGCGGCCGCGCAGCAGCATGTCGCCGACGATCGTCATGCGCGGCGGCAAGCCCGTGATCGCCGTGGGTTCGCCGGGTGGCGCCACCATCATCACCACCGTTCTCCAGACCCTCGTCAACCGCCTCGACCTCGGCATGACCCTGCCGGACGCGGTCGCCGCGCCGCGCATATCGCAGCGCAACGGCGCGACGACGGAGGCCGAGCCCGCGTTCCTCGACTCGCCGGAGCGACCCGCGCTCGAAGCCCTCGGCGAGCGCTTCGTCCTGGCCCCGCCGGCCTTCACCCCGTCACCCGAGATCGGCGCGGTCGCCGCGCTGGAGTTCGGGTCCCACGGAAAGGTCACGGCGGTCGCCGAGCCGAAGCGGCGCGGCGGCGGCTCCGCGATGGTCGTCCACCAGAGGTCCTGA